From Parasteatoda tepidariorum isolate YZ-2023 chromosome 1, CAS_Ptep_4.0, whole genome shotgun sequence, one genomic window encodes:
- the LOC107437753 gene encoding endoplasmin, translating to MRWLVFVILGIFFLCTIVNADEIDEPSVEKDIGSSRDGSRTDDEVVQREEEAIKIDGLNVAQVKEMREKAEKFIFQAEVNRMMKLIINSLYRNKEIFLRELISNASDALDKIRVLSLTDKAALSATEKLHIRIKSDKENNALHITDTGIGMTKAELIANLGTIAKSGTSDFLQKVGETQSATELTDMIGQFGVGFYSSFLVADKVVVTSKHNDDVQHIWESDASAFNIVDDPRGPTLLRGTTVSLYLKEEARDFLEEDTLRNLIKKYSQFINFPIYLWSTKTETVEEPIEEEEKTDATTDSPAEDEDAKVEEESEEEKPKTKKVEKTVSDWELVNVSKPIWTRKPSEIESEEYDEFYKSITKDSSDPLAKTHFIAEGEVTFKSLLFVPSVQPSESFNRYGTKVDHIKLYVRRVFITDDFQDMMPNYLSFVKGVVDSDDLPLNVSRETLQQHKLLKVIKKKLVRKTLDMIKKIPKEEYEKFWKEYSTNVKLGVIEDPSNRTRLAKLVRFLSSNDSKNYTSLSEYVERMKEKQEHIYYMAGASLDEVEKSPFVERLLKKGYEVLYLTEPVDEYAISALPEFEGKKFQNVAKDGLRLDEGEKAKEVQDSLMKEYEPLIKWLEEDVLKDKVSKAVVSQRLHSSPCALVASQFGWTGNMERLASSNAHSKIQDTTREYYLSQKKTLEINPRHPLMKELLRRVQSDKTDEAAKQMANIMFETATLRSGFMLKDTSSFAQRVESLLRKSLGVSDDAQIDEEPEIVEDLEEETKAEEEEFTDSDHDEL from the coding sequence ATGCGGTGGCTAGTCTTTGTAATTTTGGGTATATTTTTCCTATGTACCATTGTAAATGCTGATGAAATTGATGAACCTTCGGTAGAAAAAGATATTGGAAGCAGTCGAGATGGTTCCAGAACTGATGATGAAGTCGTGCAGAGGGAAGAAGAAGCCATCAAAATTGATGGTCTCAATGTCGCCCAAGTTAAAGAAATGCGggaaaaagcagaaaaattcattttccaaGCCGAGGTAAATCGtatgatgaaattaattataaactctCTCTACCGAAACAAAGAGATTTTCCTTAGAGAATTGATATCCAATGCCTCTGATGCTCTGGACAAAATTCGAGTGCTCTCTCTTACCGATAAAGCTGCACTTTCTGCTACTGAAAAACTTCACATACGTATAAAAAGTGATAAAGAAAATAACGCTCTTCATATTACCGACACCGGTATAGGTATGACCAAAGCCGAACTCATAGCAAATTTGGGTACAATAGCTAAGTCTGGAACTTCAGATTTCTTGCAAAAAGTGGGAGAAACGCAGAGTGCGACTGAACTAACCGATATGATTGGTCAGTTTGGCGTCGGTTTTTATTCCTCGTTTTTAGTAGCAGATAAAGTTGTTGTTACCAGTAAACACAATGATGATGTTCAACATATATGGGAGTCTGATGCCAGCGCTTTCAACATCGTGGACGATCCACGAGGGCCCACTCTTCTTCGTGGCACTACTGTCAGTTTATATTTGAAGGAAGAGGCGAGAGATTTCTTAGAAGAAGACACCTTGcgtaatttaatcaaaaagtacAGCCAGTTCATCAATTTCCCCATATACCTGTGGTCCACAAAAACTGAAACCGTCGAAGAGCCCATCGAGGAGGAAGAAAAGACCGATGCCACTACAGATTCTCCTGCGGAGGACGAAGATGCTAAGGTAGAAGAAGAAAGTGAAGAAGAGAAACCCAAAACGAAGAAAGTAGAAAAAACTGTCAGCGATTGGGAGCTGGTAAATGTTTCTAAGCCCATCTGGACGCGGAAACCCTCGGAGATTGAGAGCGAAGAATATGACGAGTTCTACAAATCCATCACTAAAGATTCATCCGATCCTTTGGCTAAGACTCATTTTATCGCGGAGGGTGAAGTTACTTTCAAATCTCTGTTATTTGTTCCCAGCGTGCAACCGTCCGAATCTTTCAACAGGTACGGTACAAAAGTCGACCACATCAAACTGTACGTTCGCAGAGTGTTCATAACGGACGATTTCCAAGACATGATGCCCAACTACCTCAGCTTCGTGAAGGGAGTCGTGGATTCCGACGACTTGCCCCTCAACGTCTCTCGAGAGACCTTGCAGCAACACAAGCTGTTGAAAGTGATCAAGAAAAAGCTAGTTAGAAAAACATTggacatgattaaaaaaatccccAAAGAAGAATATGAAAAGTTCTGGAAGGAATACAGCACGAACGTAAAACTCGGAGTCATCGAAGATCCGAGCAACAGGACCAGACTGGCCAAACTCGTTCGCTTCCTTTCTTcgaatgattctaaaaattatacgTCTCTTTCCGAGTACGTGGAGCGgatgaaagaaaaacaagagCATATTTACTATATGGCAGGTGCTTCTTTAGACGAAGTTGAGAAATCGCCGTTTGTAGAGCGGCTATTGAAGAAAGGCTACGAAGTTCTGTATCTCACGGAACCGGTCGACGAGTATGCCATTTCTGCATTGCCCGAATTCGAGGGTAAGAAATTCCAAAATGTAGCGAAAGACGGTTTGAGGTTAGACGAAGGCGAAAAAGCTAAAGAAGTACAAGATTCTTTAATGAAAGAATACGAACCCTTAATAAAATGGTTGGAGGAGGATGTTTTAAAAGACAAGGTCAGCAAAGCCGTTGTTTCTCAACGTTTACATTCCTCACCCTGCGCTCTGGTGGCCAGCCAGTTCGGCTGGACGGGTAACATGGAAAGATTGGCTTCCAGTAATGCCCACAGTAAAATTCAGGACACGACACGAGAATATTACTTGAGCCAGAAAAAAACTCTAGAAATCAATCCTCGCCATCCACTGATGAAAGAGCTTTTGAGACGGGTGCAGTCCGATAAAACGGACGAGGCCGCCAAACAGATGGCCAACATCATGTTCGAGACCGCGACACTCAGGTCTGGATTCATGTTGAAGGACACAAGCAGTTTTGCGCAGCGTGTTGAGAGCCTGCTTCGCAAGTCGCTGGGCGTGTCCGACGACGCACAGATCGACGAGGAGCCGGAAATAGTGGAAGACTTAGAAGAAGAGACTAAAGCCGAAGAGGAAGAATTTACGGATTCGGACCATGATGAACTTTGA
- the LOC139426367 gene encoding histone-lysine N-methyltransferase SETMAR-like — MYAAFFRSTGLVKAIKLEGQKTVTANWYITKCLPEILQEVNVRGLVLHHDNASSHTAGLTVEFLKQKQIKVIEHPPYSPDLAMCDFWLFFNLKKNLCGRRFPSEEEIDVAINAFFSSIPRNKWLEAFNLWKIRLQKCIDAEGDYFEHT, encoded by the coding sequence ATGTATGCTGCTTTCTTCAGAAGTACGGGATTGGTCAAAGCCATAAAGTTGGAAGGACAGAAGACAGTAACAGCAAACTGGTATATCACTAAATGTCTTCCAGAAATTCTACAAGAAGTGAATGTTAGGGGACTAGTGCTTCACCATGACAACGCATCTTCACATACAGCCGGATTAACAGTTGagtttcttaaacaaaaacaaattaaagtgatAGAACATCCGCCGTATTCACCTGATCTAGCCATGTGTGACTTCTGGTTATTctttaatctaaaaaagaacTTATGTGGACGTCGTTTTCCTTCAGAAGAAGAGATTGATGTGgctataaatgcatttttttcatctattcCAAGAAATAAATGGCTTGAGGCATTTAATCTGTGGAAAATTCGACTCCAAAAGTGCATTGATGCTGAAGGAGACTACTTTGAACACacctaa